One genomic segment of Geothermobacter hydrogeniphilus includes these proteins:
- a CDS encoding efflux RND transporter periplasmic adaptor subunit — MKLSSKITVSALTVLFLLPLTGCGKKEEVKEPAIRPVKTMRVTDSLEKLSGRTFPGKARATQEVNLSFRISGKLKTFPAKVGDEVKKGDILASLDPRDFEVELDNVRGQLKKTLAAQQLARNDYQRVVRIQQKDPGAISQAMIDAKKGELDSARAQVQSLKAAVDAARDTLQYTRLKAPFDGTVVETFVDNFQEIRSKQPVVRLVDTRQIEFVVNIPENLISLAGEVEKAYVRFDAFPEVDIPARVKEIGKEASRTTRTYPITLIMDQPEGLRILPGMAGKAWADKVSGDLPAGADSGPVIPMSAILDDESGTKVWIVDEGSKKVHSQPVKVGRVTRNGVVILEGLKGGELIVTAGAHSLDDGQQVKLLN; from the coding sequence ATGAAGCTCTCTAGCAAAATCACGGTCTCCGCCCTGACGGTCCTTTTCCTGCTCCCGCTGACCGGTTGCGGCAAGAAGGAAGAGGTCAAGGAACCGGCCATCCGCCCAGTCAAAACCATGCGCGTGACCGACAGTCTGGAGAAACTCTCCGGTCGGACCTTTCCCGGCAAGGCCAGGGCGACCCAGGAAGTCAACCTCTCCTTCCGGATCAGCGGCAAGCTGAAAACCTTTCCCGCCAAAGTCGGGGATGAAGTCAAAAAGGGAGACATCCTCGCCAGCCTTGATCCACGCGATTTTGAAGTGGAACTCGACAATGTCCGGGGACAACTGAAAAAGACGCTTGCCGCCCAGCAACTGGCCCGGAACGACTACCAGCGGGTCGTCCGTATCCAGCAGAAAGATCCGGGCGCCATCAGTCAGGCGATGATCGATGCCAAAAAGGGGGAGCTCGACAGCGCCCGGGCCCAGGTGCAGTCCCTGAAAGCCGCGGTTGATGCCGCCCGGGACACCCTGCAGTACACCCGGTTGAAAGCCCCCTTCGACGGCACCGTGGTTGAAACGTTCGTCGACAACTTCCAGGAAATACGGTCCAAACAACCGGTCGTGCGCCTGGTTGACACCCGGCAGATCGAGTTCGTCGTCAACATCCCGGAAAACCTTATCTCGCTGGCGGGAGAGGTTGAAAAGGCCTACGTCCGCTTCGATGCCTTTCCCGAGGTTGATATCCCCGCCCGCGTCAAGGAAATTGGCAAAGAGGCCTCCAGGACCACCCGCACCTATCCGATCACCCTGATCATGGACCAGCCGGAAGGTCTGCGTATCCTCCCCGGCATGGCCGGCAAGGCCTGGGCCGACAAGGTTTCCGGCGACCTGCCGGCGGGGGCGGACTCCGGGCCGGTGATCCCGATGAGCGCAATTCTGGACGACGAGTCCGGCACCAAGGTCTGGATTGTCGATGAGGGGAGCAAAAAGGTCCACAGTCAGCCGGTCAAGGTCGGCCGGGTCACCAGGAACGGAGTAGTCATTCTCGAAGGCCTGAAGGGCGGCGAATTGATCGTCACCGCCGGTGCTCATTCCCTGGATGACGGCCAGCAGGTCAAACTGCTGAATTAA
- a CDS encoding efflux transporter outer membrane subunit codes for MPCLSGGHASSGPDVAAPFRRKVPYIIPLLLLGLLTFNAGCTMVGPDFVKPEAPVADSWLDQTGTQLRPEAEQRPEWWQLFNDPVLNDLIKKAYQQNLDLQVTGLRVLEARAQLGLVTGQFYPQQQRVGGGATIINGSKNGANTLQADLNYTDYTAGFDAAWELDFWGKFRRGIEAADAGYIAAIASYDDVLVALTAEVARSYTLIRELQERIAIANENIAIQKRSLEIARARFEGGLVTELDVQQAVSLLRDTQALVPRLETVLRQTTNALSTLLGMPPSNLDDLLAGPPKIPQVPAEVAVGVPAELLRRRPDVRRAELQAAAQSALIGVARADLYPHFSLVGSIGLRSSNAGLTKAGGIGGSSFSDLFNGDSLELFAGPTFSWDIFNYGRIKNQVRIQDARFQQLAVNYQNTVLRAAREVEDEMIAFLKDQEQSRFLADSVAASKRSVDIALIQYREGVVDYQRVLDTQRVLAAAQDRYIETNGSVVLDLVGLYKALGGGWQIRGDTPLVNDETRKQMAERTDWGKLLQPDTKPSWRLPDW; via the coding sequence ATGCCATGTCTGTCAGGGGGACACGCCTCGTCCGGTCCCGATGTTGCGGCTCCATTCCGACGTAAAGTTCCGTACATTATCCCGTTGCTCCTGCTGGGTCTGCTGACCTTCAATGCCGGCTGCACCATGGTCGGCCCCGATTTCGTCAAGCCGGAGGCCCCGGTAGCGGACAGTTGGCTCGACCAGACGGGAACCCAGTTACGTCCGGAAGCTGAACAGCGTCCCGAATGGTGGCAGCTTTTCAATGACCCGGTCCTCAACGACCTTATCAAGAAGGCCTATCAGCAGAACCTCGACCTGCAGGTAACCGGGCTGCGGGTCCTCGAAGCCCGGGCCCAGCTCGGCCTGGTCACCGGCCAGTTCTACCCGCAGCAGCAGCGGGTCGGCGGCGGCGCGACCATCATCAACGGCAGTAAAAACGGTGCCAACACCCTGCAGGCCGATCTCAACTATACCGACTATACGGCAGGCTTCGACGCCGCCTGGGAACTCGATTTCTGGGGCAAGTTCCGCCGCGGAATCGAAGCCGCCGATGCCGGCTACATCGCCGCCATCGCCAGCTACGACGACGTACTGGTCGCCCTGACCGCCGAGGTTGCCCGCAGCTACACCCTGATTCGCGAGCTGCAGGAACGGATTGCCATCGCCAACGAAAATATCGCCATCCAGAAGCGCTCGCTGGAAATCGCCCGGGCACGCTTCGAGGGGGGGCTGGTCACCGAACTCGATGTCCAGCAGGCAGTGTCCCTGCTGCGCGACACCCAGGCCCTGGTGCCGCGACTGGAAACCGTCCTGCGCCAGACCACCAACGCCCTGTCAACCCTGCTCGGGATGCCGCCGAGCAATCTCGATGACCTTCTCGCCGGACCACCGAAAATCCCCCAGGTTCCCGCTGAAGTCGCGGTCGGCGTTCCCGCCGAGCTGCTGCGCCGGCGACCCGACGTCCGCCGCGCCGAACTGCAGGCGGCCGCCCAGAGCGCCCTGATCGGCGTTGCCAGGGCCGACCTCTACCCGCATTTCTCGCTGGTCGGTTCCATCGGCCTGCGTTCCAGCAACGCCGGCCTCACCAAGGCCGGTGGAATCGGCGGCAGCAGCTTCAGCGATCTGTTCAACGGCGACAGCCTGGAGCTGTTTGCCGGGCCGACCTTCAGCTGGGACATCTTCAATTACGGCCGCATCAAGAACCAGGTCCGTATCCAGGACGCCCGCTTCCAGCAGCTGGCGGTCAATTACCAGAACACCGTGCTGCGCGCCGCCCGGGAAGTCGAGGATGAGATGATCGCCTTCCTCAAGGACCAGGAACAGTCCCGCTTTCTCGCCGACAGCGTCGCCGCTTCGAAGCGTTCGGTCGATATCGCCCTGATCCAGTACCGTGAAGGGGTGGTCGACTACCAACGGGTGCTGGACACCCAGCGGGTGCTGGCGGCAGCCCAGGATCGCTATATCGAAACCAACGGCAGCGTGGTCCTTGACCTGGTCGGCCTGTACAAAGCCCTCGGCGGCGGCTGGCAGATCCGCGGCGACACTCCCCTGGTCAATGACGAAACCCGCAAACAGATGGCGGAACGCACCGACTGGGGGAAACTGCTGCAACCGGACACGAAGCCCTCCTGGCGCCTGCCGGATTGGTAA
- a CDS encoding ion channel: MLVYTWSVHFIHLYWLTIIGCSCGILFLLLLVVSILKFIFQPRRVTLELIHAEVVVYLLIGLCGIFIYGLIKVMHPGSFSHANPSSSSFVFSYFSFVTLTILGYGDISPIAQVAQSSAILEAIIGQLYLTVLVARLVGMQIAQGDAGEDCSRDHGCGFDIIR, encoded by the coding sequence ATGCTGGTCTATACCTGGTCCGTTCATTTCATTCACCTGTATTGGCTCACAATAATCGGCTGTTCGTGTGGAATCCTGTTTCTGCTGTTGCTGGTGGTCAGTATCCTGAAGTTCATTTTTCAACCCCGGCGGGTCACCCTGGAACTGATCCACGCGGAGGTTGTCGTCTACCTGCTGATCGGACTTTGCGGGATCTTCATCTATGGCCTGATCAAGGTTATGCATCCCGGTTCCTTCAGTCATGCCAATCCGAGTTCCTCCTCTTTCGTCTTTTCCTATTTCAGCTTCGTTACCCTGACCATCCTCGGTTACGGAGACATCTCCCCGATTGCGCAGGTGGCGCAATCTTCGGCGATTCTCGAGGCAATCATCGGCCAGCTCTACCTGACGGTGCTGGTTGCCCGACTGGTGGGCATGCAGATCGCCCAGGGGGATGCCGGGGAGGATTGCTCCCGTGATCACGGATGCGGGTTCGACATTATCCGCTAA
- a CDS encoding HAD family hydrolase has product MDDLKNEIDWSRYEAVLFDLDGVLTATAKIHSICWKRMFDAFLKRRAAERNESFEPFDADQDYKAYVDGRLRYDGVRFFLASRGIELPEGAVDDPPERETVCGLGNRKDAMVGEILAAEQVDVFEGSIRLVRWLLQQGIRTAVVSASKNCPAVLQAAGIAEMFEQRIDGHVAEALCLPGKPAPDTYLKAAEILGIAPEKAVVVEDAISGVQAGRAGGFGLVIGVDRHGDAERLADHGADIVVKDLGELVPETANPQEF; this is encoded by the coding sequence ATGGATGACCTGAAAAACGAGATTGACTGGAGCCGCTATGAGGCGGTGCTGTTTGACCTGGATGGAGTCCTCACCGCGACCGCGAAAATCCATTCCATCTGCTGGAAGCGGATGTTCGATGCCTTTCTCAAACGGCGCGCCGCTGAACGTAATGAATCCTTTGAGCCCTTTGACGCCGATCAGGATTACAAGGCCTACGTCGATGGCCGGCTGCGTTACGACGGGGTCCGTTTTTTTCTCGCTTCGCGCGGTATCGAACTGCCGGAAGGGGCGGTGGACGACCCGCCGGAACGAGAGACGGTCTGCGGTCTCGGCAATCGCAAGGATGCCATGGTCGGTGAGATTCTCGCCGCCGAGCAGGTCGACGTGTTCGAGGGGTCTATCCGCCTGGTGCGCTGGCTGCTGCAGCAGGGGATCCGTACCGCGGTGGTGTCGGCGAGCAAGAACTGTCCGGCGGTGCTGCAGGCGGCGGGGATCGCCGAAATGTTTGAGCAGCGGATCGACGGCCATGTCGCCGAAGCCCTCTGTCTTCCGGGCAAGCCGGCTCCCGACACCTATCTCAAGGCCGCCGAGATTCTCGGTATCGCCCCGGAAAAAGCGGTGGTGGTTGAAGATGCCATCTCCGGAGTGCAGGCCGGTCGGGCCGGGGGGTTCGGCCTGGTGATCGGTGTCGATCGACATGGTGATGCCGAGCGACTGGCCGACCATGGTGCCGATATCGTGGTCAAGGATCTTGGCGAACTGGTCCCGGAAACAGCGAATCCGCAGGAGTTCTGA
- a CDS encoding glycoside hydrolase family 65 protein, giving the protein MIRHETLNPPPHLYPINEWKIIETAYYEPFLAQTETIFAIGNGYLGMRGNHVEGRPSFQNGTFINGFHETWPIVYGEKAYGFAETGQTMLNVTDAKQIKLYVDDEPFYLPTASLQLYERVLDMRAGTLDREVLWETASGKRVLIESRRLVSFEHRHVAAISYQVTVLNAEAPVVISSKVLDGQANQAGADDPRQARGVGSQVLVPQERSRRDQRLMLAHRVANSGMTLACGVDHVLQTDCRYQVDSEWFEQGGKVVFSITARPGQPIQLYKFISYHSSRSAPTAELCERADRTLNRVLAGGFDSLVKSQRAYLDDFWARSDVEIEGDPALHKRPAGEMQQALRWNLFQILQASARAEGAGIPAKGLTGQTYEGHYFWDTEIYVMPFLTYTAPRVARNLLKFRHSMLERARKRAREVNQEGALFPWRTINGEEASAYYAAGTAQYHINADIVYALKKYVEASDDISLLYNEGAEILVETARLWYDLGFFNPREQGQFCIHGVTGPDEYTTVVNNNTYTNLMARMNLLFAAETVTRMRQEAPDYYATLRHRTGLRESEICDWGKAAARMYIPYDEETGIHPQDDNFLDREIWDLTKTPRDKFPLLLYYHPLVIYRHQVIKQADIVLAMFLLGSEFSAGEKKRNFEYYDPLTTGDSSLSACIQSIVAAEIGDMEKALRYARYAVLMDLADVGGNVRDGCHIASMGGTWMVVVYGFAGMRDDHGEISFRPHLPPAIRRLRFSLTIRGQLLDIEMNQQQVTYLLRDGKGLDIRHEQQALTLIPDQPVSFPLAPVAAA; this is encoded by the coding sequence ATGATCCGCCACGAAACTCTCAATCCTCCACCGCATCTCTATCCGATCAACGAGTGGAAGATCATCGAGACCGCCTACTATGAGCCCTTCCTGGCCCAGACCGAGACGATTTTCGCCATCGGCAACGGCTACCTCGGGATGCGCGGCAATCATGTCGAGGGCCGCCCCAGTTTTCAGAACGGCACCTTCATCAACGGTTTTCACGAGACCTGGCCGATCGTTTACGGTGAGAAAGCCTACGGCTTCGCCGAAACCGGCCAGACCATGCTCAACGTCACCGATGCCAAGCAGATCAAGCTCTATGTCGATGACGAACCCTTTTATCTGCCGACCGCCAGCCTGCAGCTCTACGAGCGGGTTCTCGACATGCGGGCCGGGACGCTTGATCGCGAAGTGTTGTGGGAAACCGCTTCGGGCAAGCGGGTGCTGATCGAGAGTCGGCGGCTTGTTTCTTTCGAACACCGCCACGTGGCGGCAATCTCCTACCAGGTGACGGTCCTCAACGCCGAGGCGCCGGTGGTGATTTCCTCCAAGGTTCTTGACGGCCAGGCGAACCAGGCCGGGGCGGATGACCCGCGTCAGGCCCGGGGGGTCGGTTCCCAGGTGCTGGTCCCGCAGGAGCGGTCCCGCAGGGACCAGCGCCTGATGCTGGCCCACCGGGTGGCCAACAGCGGCATGACGCTCGCCTGCGGGGTTGACCACGTGTTGCAGACCGATTGTCGGTACCAGGTCGACTCGGAGTGGTTTGAGCAGGGCGGCAAGGTGGTTTTTTCGATCACCGCCCGGCCGGGGCAGCCGATTCAGCTGTACAAGTTCATCAGCTACCACAGTTCACGCAGCGCGCCGACCGCCGAGCTCTGTGAACGGGCCGACCGGACCCTGAACCGTGTTCTCGCCGGCGGGTTCGACAGCCTGGTTAAGAGCCAGCGGGCTTACCTTGATGATTTCTGGGCGCGCAGCGATGTCGAAATTGAGGGTGACCCCGCGCTGCACAAGCGCCCCGCGGGAGAGATGCAGCAGGCCCTGCGATGGAATCTGTTTCAGATTCTGCAGGCCTCGGCGCGTGCCGAGGGCGCGGGGATTCCGGCCAAGGGCCTGACCGGTCAGACCTACGAGGGTCATTATTTCTGGGATACCGAAATTTACGTGATGCCGTTTCTGACCTACACTGCCCCGCGAGTGGCGCGCAACCTGTTGAAATTCAGGCATTCAATGCTCGAACGGGCTCGCAAAAGGGCTCGGGAAGTGAACCAGGAGGGAGCACTTTTCCCCTGGAGGACCATCAACGGTGAAGAAGCGTCGGCTTATTATGCCGCCGGCACCGCGCAGTACCATATCAATGCCGATATCGTCTACGCGTTGAAGAAGTATGTCGAGGCGAGCGATGATATCTCCCTGCTCTACAACGAGGGGGCCGAGATTCTGGTGGAAACCGCCCGCCTCTGGTACGATCTCGGCTTTTTCAATCCGCGCGAGCAGGGGCAGTTCTGCATCCATGGCGTCACCGGGCCCGACGAGTACACCACGGTGGTCAACAACAACACCTACACCAACCTGATGGCGCGCATGAACCTGCTGTTTGCCGCCGAAACCGTGACCCGCATGCGGCAGGAAGCTCCCGACTACTACGCCACCCTGAGGCATCGTACCGGGCTGCGGGAGTCGGAGATCTGTGACTGGGGCAAGGCGGCGGCGCGCATGTATATCCCCTATGACGAGGAGACCGGTATCCACCCGCAGGATGACAATTTCCTCGACCGGGAGATCTGGGACCTGACCAAGACGCCGAGGGACAAATTTCCGTTGCTGCTCTATTACCATCCACTGGTCATCTATCGCCATCAGGTGATCAAGCAGGCGGATATCGTGCTGGCCATGTTTCTGCTCGGCAGCGAATTTTCCGCCGGGGAAAAGAAACGTAATTTTGAATATTACGATCCCCTGACCACGGGGGATTCCTCCCTCTCGGCCTGTATCCAGAGCATTGTCGCCGCCGAAATCGGCGATATGGAAAAAGCCCTGCGCTACGCGCGGTACGCGGTGCTGATGGATCTGGCCGATGTCGGCGGCAACGTCCGTGACGGCTGCCATATCGCTTCGATGGGCGGCACCTGGATGGTGGTGGTCTACGGTTTTGCCGGCATGCGCGATGATCACGGCGAGATCAGTTTTCGGCCTCACCTGCCGCCGGCGATCCGCAGGCTGCGTTTTTCGCTGACGATCCGTGGTCAGCTGCTGGATATCGAGATGAACCAGCAGCAGGTGACCTATCTGCTGCGTGACGGGAAGGGGCTTGATATCCGCCATGAACAGCAGGCCCTGACCCTGATTCCCGACCAGCCGGTGAGCTTCCCCCTGGCGCCGGTCGCAGCAGCCTGA
- a CDS encoding SpoIIE family protein phosphatase, with the protein MALKFRGKLLTLLLVIALAPLILSSVLHGLSMRQLGRQLAAETRTYLERSALEHLQSMVDNYNLLLQRDRTFLTAALNFQVREVERRLAAKEPSMPALQASVSVADFDAGRGPSDLAPSERHLHFGRNGELTPMPVSFSVQSYHVAPGGSSSADGLARLGDMPEVYNFFRRLRPDLFQWQYTSLQSGLHTSYPGHGGIPADFDPRTRPWYRQAREADAPVRLMLGDATTHRLMLVLAAPVHNPDGSFAGVTGIDIASDRPLSDWRLPEAWAQAADTMVLSFHPDAALDKKLEIMLHGREDTRRYLWRQAEPKNYLVSADREKMAALCDDLANGQGGVRKLSYRGEQAYWAYATAAPGEPVALVVVPYELVTAQAEKAGSYVLQQVVQGLRVAGILLLVVIAWVVVTAVLRARAVTRPVAGLAAAAGKLAEGDFNARVEIRTGDEFEELGEAFNRVGPQLQERQQMKQSLLVAREIQQLLLPDKIPDFPGLQIAAGISYCDEIGGDYYDFIHSDENSLGVVVGDVVGHGVGAALLMASVSGALRSSVASGNDNLEALFDRLNHYLSEDVGDTRFMTLFYARFDLARQSLCWISAGHGPVYYYRADCRSIEELSVVGVPLGIMNDADYPESCREALRPGDVLAIGTDGIWEARNAAGEQFGEDRFLELLRDNVSAPAEEIYRVIIGAVHDFLGKKAQEDDITLVIVKAT; encoded by the coding sequence ATGGCTCTCAAGTTTCGAGGCAAGCTGCTCACCCTGCTGCTGGTCATCGCCTTGGCCCCGCTGATTCTCAGTTCGGTGCTGCATGGACTGTCGATGCGGCAGCTGGGTCGTCAGCTGGCCGCCGAAACCCGTACCTACCTGGAGCGCAGCGCCCTGGAACACCTGCAGAGCATGGTTGACAACTACAACCTGCTGCTGCAGCGGGACCGGACCTTCCTGACCGCCGCCCTGAACTTCCAGGTCCGGGAGGTGGAGCGGCGGCTGGCGGCGAAGGAGCCGTCGATGCCGGCTCTTCAGGCCAGCGTCAGTGTCGCCGATTTTGACGCCGGCCGGGGCCCGTCCGATCTGGCCCCCTCTGAACGACACCTCCATTTCGGGCGGAATGGCGAGCTGACGCCGATGCCGGTCAGTTTCAGCGTGCAGTCCTACCATGTCGCGCCGGGCGGGTCATCATCCGCTGACGGTCTGGCACGCTTGGGGGACATGCCGGAGGTCTACAATTTTTTCCGTCGGCTGCGTCCCGACCTGTTTCAGTGGCAGTATACGTCTCTGCAGAGCGGCCTGCATACCAGCTATCCCGGTCATGGCGGCATCCCGGCCGACTTTGACCCCCGCACCCGTCCCTGGTATCGCCAGGCCCGGGAGGCCGACGCGCCGGTGCGGCTGATGCTCGGGGACGCGACCACCCATCGGCTGATGCTGGTGCTGGCGGCTCCGGTCCACAACCCGGACGGCAGTTTTGCCGGTGTGACCGGGATCGACATCGCTTCCGATCGACCTCTCAGTGACTGGCGGCTGCCCGAAGCATGGGCCCAGGCTGCCGATACCATGGTCCTCAGTTTTCACCCGGACGCGGCACTGGACAAAAAACTGGAGATCATGCTCCACGGCAGGGAAGATACGCGTCGCTACCTCTGGCGGCAGGCCGAGCCGAAAAACTATCTCGTTTCCGCCGACCGGGAGAAGATGGCAGCCCTCTGTGATGACCTGGCCAACGGGCAGGGTGGGGTGCGCAAACTCAGTTATCGTGGAGAACAGGCTTACTGGGCCTATGCGACAGCGGCTCCGGGGGAGCCGGTGGCACTGGTCGTGGTTCCCTATGAGCTGGTCACGGCTCAGGCTGAAAAGGCCGGGAGCTATGTCCTGCAGCAGGTGGTGCAGGGGTTGCGGGTCGCCGGGATTCTGCTGCTGGTCGTTATCGCCTGGGTGGTGGTTACCGCAGTTCTGCGGGCGCGGGCCGTGACCCGGCCGGTGGCCGGTCTGGCCGCTGCCGCCGGGAAGCTGGCCGAGGGGGATTTCAACGCGCGGGTCGAAATCCGCACCGGGGATGAATTCGAAGAACTCGGGGAGGCCTTCAACCGGGTCGGTCCCCAGTTGCAGGAACGACAGCAGATGAAGCAGTCGCTACTGGTGGCACGGGAGATTCAGCAGCTGCTGTTGCCGGACAAGATCCCCGACTTCCCCGGGCTGCAGATCGCCGCCGGCATCAGCTACTGTGATGAAATCGGCGGCGATTACTATGATTTTATTCATTCGGACGAAAATAGCCTCGGAGTCGTGGTCGGCGATGTGGTTGGGCACGGGGTCGGTGCCGCCCTGCTGATGGCCTCGGTCAGTGGAGCACTGCGTTCTTCGGTGGCTTCCGGAAACGACAATCTCGAAGCGCTGTTTGATCGGCTCAATCACTATCTTTCCGAGGATGTCGGTGACACCCGTTTCATGACCCTCTTCTATGCCCGTTTCGATCTCGCCCGGCAGTCCCTCTGCTGGATTTCGGCGGGTCACGGTCCGGTTTATTACTACCGTGCCGATTGTCGGAGCATCGAGGAGCTGTCGGTGGTCGGCGTGCCGCTCGGCATCATGAACGATGCCGACTATCCCGAAAGCTGTCGCGAGGCCCTGCGTCCGGGGGATGTGCTGGCAATCGGCACCGACGGTATCTGGGAAGCGCGCAATGCAGCCGGGGAGCAGTTCGGTGAGGATCGGTTCCTGGAACTGCTGCGGGATAACGTCTCTGCTCCGGCCGAGGAGATTTACCGGGTCATTATCGGCGCGGTGCATGATTTTCTCGGCAAGAAGGCGCAGGAGGACGACATTACTCTTGTGATCGTCAAGGCAACCTGA
- a CDS encoding DUF4136 domain-containing protein, with product MMSRSFFFRLTPVLVLLLLGGCAPKPEYSQNFSPTTDFSRFKTWNWEDEKSVLADNLLGQDPMQRLVRKAVTHELESRGLRLVMENPDLLVSYRGNVFKAVYANPKATGFTSQVAWEQNDSGSWFRRSSREGVLTIFLLDPQTRQPVWSATGREPIADESEARRKIPGVVRTLLSSFPPQRR from the coding sequence ATGATGTCCCGTTCGTTCTTTTTCCGTCTGACGCCGGTCCTTGTGCTGTTGCTGCTCGGTGGTTGTGCCCCGAAGCCGGAATATTCGCAGAATTTCAGTCCGACCACCGATTTTTCCCGTTTCAAAACCTGGAACTGGGAGGACGAGAAATCGGTGCTGGCCGACAACCTCCTTGGCCAGGATCCGATGCAGCGACTGGTGCGCAAGGCGGTGACTCACGAGCTGGAATCCCGGGGGCTCAGGCTGGTGATGGAAAACCCCGATCTGCTGGTCAGTTACCGGGGCAACGTTTTCAAGGCGGTCTACGCTAATCCGAAGGCGACCGGTTTTACTTCGCAGGTGGCCTGGGAACAGAACGACAGCGGCAGTTGGTTCCGTCGCTCCTCGCGCGAAGGAGTGCTGACCATCTTCCTGCTCGACCCGCAGACCAGGCAGCCGGTCTGGTCGGCGACCGGCCGCGAGCCGATTGCTGATGAAAGCGAGGCCCGGCGCAAGATTCCAGGTGTCGTGCGGACCCTGCTCTCATCCTTTCCGCCGCAGCGCCGATAG
- a CDS encoding paraquat-inducible protein A: MSELMACHECDLLTRLPELPPGGRAHCPRCGCLLQRDRPNSIEKTLALSFAGLVLFIVAVSFPFLAMKAGGFEQHSNLLTGVWLLLEQKMVLLAMVVLLTCVLFPLAGILGLLYVLLPLHFGRRLPRAEVVFRLVSHLQPWSMMEVFMLGILVSLVKLGHLAEVIPGISLWAFAVLIFVLAAQTAVLDHHQVWERLEALR; this comes from the coding sequence TTGTCCGAGTTGATGGCCTGTCATGAATGCGATCTGCTGACCCGGCTGCCCGAACTGCCGCCAGGGGGGCGTGCCCATTGCCCGCGTTGCGGCTGTCTGCTGCAGCGTGATCGGCCGAACAGTATCGAAAAAACCCTGGCGCTGTCTTTTGCCGGCCTGGTCCTCTTCATCGTGGCGGTCAGCTTTCCTTTTCTGGCTATGAAGGCGGGTGGTTTCGAACAGCACAGCAACCTGCTGACCGGGGTCTGGCTGCTGCTGGAGCAGAAGATGGTGCTGCTCGCCATGGTGGTGCTGCTGACCTGCGTTCTCTTTCCCCTCGCCGGTATTCTCGGTCTGCTCTACGTGTTGCTGCCGCTTCACTTCGGCCGTCGACTGCCGCGGGCGGAAGTGGTCTTTCGCCTGGTCAGCCACCTGCAGCCCTGGAGCATGATGGAGGTCTTCATGCTCGGCATTCTCGTCTCGCTGGTCAAGCTGGGGCACCTGGCGGAAGTGATCCCGGGGATCTCTCTGTGGGCCTTCGCGGTGCTGATCTTCGTTCTCGCCGCCCAGACCGCGGTGCTTGATCACCATCAGGTCTGGGAACGGCTGGAGGCCTTGCGATGA
- a CDS encoding paraquat-inducible protein A gives MKAASMTARRQNLVSCHNCHLLCDAPVPVGKQQVACCPRCGTTLHSRKPNSLMRTWALVFAAVILYLPANLLPITITRAIGITQSDTIISGVIYFLHSGMVPIALVIFIASVFVPLMKLLILIYLLISVQRRSRRRLVDRTRLYRLTELVGRWSMVDVYVVTILVALVKLGAVARVDAGPATPYFAGVVIITMFAAESFDPRLIWDVMEDDE, from the coding sequence ATGAAGGCCGCCAGCATGACCGCGCGGCGGCAGAACCTGGTCAGCTGCCACAACTGCCACCTGTTGTGCGATGCACCTGTTCCCGTCGGGAAACAACAGGTTGCCTGTTGCCCTCGTTGCGGAACGACGCTCCACAGTCGCAAGCCGAACAGCCTGATGCGGACCTGGGCGTTGGTCTTCGCTGCCGTGATTCTCTATCTGCCGGCCAACCTGCTGCCGATCACCATCACCCGTGCGATCGGCATCACCCAGTCCGATACCATCATCAGCGGCGTCATCTACTTTCTGCACAGCGGCATGGTGCCGATCGCGCTGGTGATTTTTATCGCCAGTGTCTTTGTGCCGTTGATGAAACTGCTGATCCTGATTTACCTGCTGATTTCGGTACAGCGCCGTTCGCGCCGGAGGCTGGTCGACCGAACCCGCCTCTATCGCCTGACCGAACTGGTCGGTCGATGGTCGATGGTCGATGTCTACGTGGTCACCATTCTGGTCGCCCTGGTCAAACTGGGCGCCGTTGCCCGGGTCGATGCCGGACCGGCGACACCCTACTTTGCCGGAGTGGTGATCATTACCATGTTCGCCGCGGAGAGTTTTGATCCGCGCCTGATCTGGGATGTGATGGAGGATGACGAATGA